One region of Coregonus clupeaformis isolate EN_2021a chromosome 31, ASM2061545v1, whole genome shotgun sequence genomic DNA includes:
- the LOC121547264 gene encoding syntaxin-4-like, with product MRDRTKELGNTAEASDEDEEGRALMIKPGISTMKEEKDVFFKKVLEIREVMETLKKVVSDLENKQKTVLGVALPEDGMKRELQTLREEIKTMAMRIQKKLNTIEPKKGDDDGKYVPINLRMQRAQHGVLSREFVELMGHCNTIQASYRDRNVERIQRQLRITGTNVTDEELDVMLESGQTDVFTQNILIDAKATKQALNEIESRHDEILKLERSIRDLHEMFQYLAMEVESQGEMVNRIEANIINSTNYVEKAVADTAKAATYQNKARKKKIWIALCCAILLLILAISLAVSFS from the exons ATGCGGGACCGAACCAAGGAACTTGGCAAT ACCGCAGAGGCGTCAGACGAGGATGAAGAGGGTAGGGCCCTTATGATCAAACCGGGGATTTCTACAATGAAGGAAGAGAAGGACGTTTTTTTCAAGAAG GTCCTAGAGATTCGAGAGGTAATGGAGACGCTTAAAAAGGTGGTCTCTGACCTTGAGAACAAACAGAAGACAGTGTTGGGTGTGGCACTGCCAGAGGACG GTATGAAAAGGGAACTCCAAACCCTTAGGGAAGAGATCAAAACAATGGCAATGCGGATCCAGAAGAAACTGAACA cCATTGAACCCAAAAAAGGAGATGATGATGGCAAATACGTCCCCATAAACCTAAGGATGCAGAGAGCACAA caTGGCGTCTTGTCTCGGGAGTTTGTGGAGTTGATGGGCCACTGTAACACCATCCAGGCTTCCTACAGAGATCGCAACGTGGAGAGGATACAGAGGCAGCTCAGAATCA CTGGCACCAATGTTACAGATGAGGAGTTGGATGTTATGCTTGAAAGTGGACAGACTGATGTTTTCACACAGAAT ATCCTGATCGATGCTAAAGCCACTAAGCAGGCGCTGAATGAGATTGAGTCCCGGCATGATGAGATCCTTAAACTGGAAAGGAGCATTAGGGACCTGCATGAAATGTTCCAGTACCTGGCCATGGAGGTGGAGTCTCAG GGGGAGATGGTAAACCGCATTGAAGCcaacatcatcaactcaactaacTATGTTGAAAAGGCAGTGGCAGACACTGCGAAAGCTGCCACCTACCAAAACAAAGCACGCAAG AAGAAGATATGGATCGCATTATGCTGCGCCATTCTCCTCCTCATTTTAGCCATCTCATTGGCTGTCAGCTTCTCCTGA